The following coding sequences lie in one Anguilla rostrata isolate EN2019 chromosome 8, ASM1855537v3, whole genome shotgun sequence genomic window:
- the rp9 gene encoding retinitis pigmentosa 9 protein: protein MSSKKRSRRYEDEEDSRDHKRHKESKHDLEKLKKQTKKLQQEVQKIKHVETFYEKPPPGLIKEDEYKPEDCIPDSPGNEQARDFLAHAPTKGLWMPLGKEVKVMQCWRCKRYGHRTGDKECPFFIKGNQKLEQFRVAHEDPMYDLIRENKHNEKETRIQQLQQLLQDTTSDSDSSSSRSSSSSGGSSRRRSKKKGKKEKKKKEKKKQKKKSKKRKRKSSRASDGSSTD, encoded by the exons ATGTCATCGAAGAAAAGATCCAGGCGCTATGAAGATGAGGAGGACAGCCGAGACCATAAGAGGCATAAGGAATCAAAACATGATTTGGAGAAACTGaagaaacaaactaaaaaactTCAACAAGAAGTCCAAAAAATAAAGCACGTTGAGACCTT TTATGAAAAACCCCCTCCTGGCCTGATTAAG GAGGACGAATACAAACCCGAAGACTGTATACCTGATTCACCTGGGAATGAACAAGCGAGAGACTTTTTGGCCCATGCTCCCACCAAGGGTTTGTGGATGCCACTTGGGAAGGAAGTCAAAGTAATGCAGT GTTGGAGATGCAAACGCTATGGGCACCGAACGGGAGACAAGGAGTGCCCTTTCTTTATCAAAGGAAACCAAAAGCTGGAACAGTTCAGAGTT GCACATGAAGACCCAATGTATGACCTGataagagaaaacaaacacaatgaaaaggaaacaag GAtacagcagctacagcagctgctgcaggacaCCACCTCCGACtcggacagcagcagcagccgcagcagcagcagcagcggcggcagcagccGGCGCAGGAGCAAGAAGAAGgggaagaaggaaaagaagaagaaagagaagaaaaagcagaagaagaagagcaagAAAAGGAAGCGCAAGTCCTCCAGGGCCAGCGACGGCTCCTCGACGGACTGA